A single Mastomys coucha isolate ucsf_1 chromosome X, UCSF_Mcou_1, whole genome shotgun sequence DNA region contains:
- the LOC116092562 gene encoding protein FAM122A-like, with protein sequence MAYCRRETTEASHHRDMSLNEQEPDPLQNFQLGRGFIPNTDVVQEPMEVDLCLPPASDTVEISHLRRSTSIPLGNGFGVGMWPRVEQTCKVSTEARNIDDNSQGFQVDPTGMRRNSSPLRNQHGLLFLPPRGRTSANRIFQIKQEEGMDIASREAMHERDMHTAMQISQSWEECLNLNDNSMKSSTIRNVNVNPVSPVASLTKKP encoded by the exons ATGGCCTATTGTAGAAGGGAAACCACTGAGG CATCTCACCACAGAGATATGTCCTTAAATGAACAAGAGCCGGATCCCCTCCAAAATTTCCAACTTGGCAGAGGCTTTATCCCCAACACCGATGTGGTACAGGAGCCTATGGAAGTGGATTTATGCCTGCCACCAGCTTCCGACACCGTAGAAATTAGCCACCTTAGAAGATCCACCAGCATCCCTTTGGGCAATGGATTTGG TGTGGGAATGTGGCCCAGGGTTGAACAAACTTGCAAAGTTTCTACTGAAGCCAGAAATATCGA TGATAATTCACAGGGATTCCAAGTTGACCCCACAGGAATGAGAAGGAACAGCTCACCATTAAGGAATCAGCATGGTTTG ctgTTTCTACCTCCTCGCGGTCGTACATCTGCCAACCGGATTTTCCAAATCAAACAG GAAGAAGGTATGGATATAGCAAGCAGAGAAGCAATGCATGAACG ggACATGCATACTGCAATGCAGATAAGTCAGAGTTGGGAAGAATGTCTAAATCTG AATGACAACAGCATGAAATCATCCACTATAAGGAACGTTAATGTAAATCCAGTTTCCCCAGTAGCTTCTCTCACCAAAAAACCTTAG